In the genome of Massilia sp. W12, the window GGCAGGCCGACCCGCTGCGCCGCCGCACTGAAGCTGCCGGCCTCCACCACACGGGCAAACAAGAGCAAATCATTGGCTTGCATTCTGGTCTCCAGATTGTTCCATTAATGAAACAATGATACTCATTTTGATGGCTTCTGCGAGAAATTTGGAACGATTATAGTGATGCATCGACGCACATTTCAAGGGAAAGCGATCATGAATATTCTGCAAATCAACTCCAGCGCGCGCAGCCAGGGTTCCGAATCCACCCGCTGGGCCAATGCGCTCAGCGCGCGCTTGCTGCAACAATATCCGCACGCCACGCTGGAGTTGCGTGATTTGGCGCAAGACCCGCACCCGATTCTGGATGAGGCCGCGTTGCAAGCCATTTTCACCCCGCCAGCGCAACGCAGCCCGGAGCAAGCCGCGCGCGTGGCCCTGGATGACGCCTTGATTGCGCAAGTGCAGCGCGCGGATGTGCTGGTGCTCGGCTCGCCCATGTACAACTTCGGCATTACGGTGCAATTGAAAAGCTGGTTCGATGCGATTGCGCGCGCCGGCGTCACCTTCCGCTATGGTGAAAACGGGCCGCAAGGCTTGTTGAGCGGGAAAAAAGTGTATGTGGCGCTGGCGCGCGGCGGCATGCACAAAGGCTTACCGCTGGATATCCAGACGTCGCATATCCAAACCTTTCTCGCCTTTTTGGGCATGAGCGATGTGCAATTCATTTATGCCGAAGGCTTGAATATGGGGCCGGATGCGGCCCAGCGCGCCCAGCAGCAAGCCGCAGAGGAGGTGGCGGCGGCGCTGGTTTGATTTTTTTGCACAGCCGGCCTTGCCGGCCCTTTGACATCATTTTATGGAGTTCTTTATGCGTAATAAAAAATATGTGCTGCTGATTGCATCGATTCTCTTGGCGCTCATCACCGGCGCCGGCGGTGTGATGAAATTAATGGGTGTCCCGGCAGCGCATGCCAGTTTTGGCGTGCTCGGCCTGCCGGCCTGGTTTGGCTATTTCATCGGTTTGTGTGAAACCTTGGGCGCAATCGCCTTGTTCATCCCCGCTTTATCTGCGCTGGCGGCGGGCGGCCTGAGCGTGATTATGTGCGGCGCGCTGTATTTCCACATCGTGCATACCCCTCTGGCGCAAGGCGTCCCGGCTTTGATCGCGCTGCTGCTGGCAGGCTATATCGCGCTCAGCACGCGCGGGCGGATATTGCAATTCAAGCAGGCCTGAAATACCGGTTTTTCCTGCACGCCAAAGCGCTGCGCTTTGGCGTGTGTTTGCTGTAGTCTGCCCCAATTCTCCCTCTGGCCGACTGGCCGTCGCCCCCCGGATGTCAGTTGACGCTTGCCGTGATTCAAAAATGGGACATGCCGATTTTGCCTGTGGCTTGATGGCGCAGCCTTGAAGGCTGCGCAGTTCTACGCCAGCATTTTCCCCGATTCGCAAGTGCATGCAATCCACCATGCGCCAGGCGATCCATCAGATCAGCTTGCACGCCAAGGACAAAGCCCGGTATGAGCAAATTGTGAGCCTGGCGCCGGATTTGTCAGCCACGTTGCGTATGAACGGCCAGATTTGCAGCAGAGAATGGCCTTTGCAAAACATGGAAAATGGCGTGCAAGCCACCGTGCTGGCCCCTGAGCGGGATGCATTCGCACCTGCCTTGCATGGCGTGTATGTGCGCAAATGTTTGCAACAGGTACAAGACGCCGGGATTGCAGTTAATTTTCATGCGGTGGGTGAAGACAGCTGCGGCGCGCCGCTGTGCGCCTGCGCAGATGCCAGCGCTTATTTGCTGCATACCACGTTTGTTTCGCTGGAAGCGCCGCTGCGCTGCCCGCCAGTCTGGCCTTAGACAGCGTCAAACCCTTGCTGCTGGACCGCCCCTGTTTGTTGTGGATAGGCACATGGGGCAGGGCAGTTATGGCCTCGGGCTGTCCATCGGCTATCACATCGTCAGCGGCGTATTGGGCGGCAGCATCACAGCGCACAGCGCGCCGGGCCAGAAGCTTGAGCGCTGGCGCCGCAATTCATCCGCCATGGAAAACTCGCTGTTGCAAATGAGGAACAGCGCAATTTTTCCAGAGGCATGCATTGCTGCAGAGCAAGGCCGGTTTTCTTTGGTTATGTTCGGTGCTGTTTTATGCCTGGGGGAAACTAAAAGGAAGTAATGTTTGCGCCAAATCAGGCATCTGTAAAACGGCTCTGTAAAATCCCGGCATTCGTCTGGCTTATGTGCGCCGCAATCCTGCAGGAAGAAGTATCTCCGCTGTCGTGGGGAGGCGCTGCGCATGGTCATGGGCGAATTTCGGCGACTCACATGACAACAACACTGGAGCACTTATGCATTTCCCTATCCCCCGTATCTTGCCGTTGGCGCTGGCCGCCATGTTTAATTTCCTGCCTCTCAGCGCGGCGCATGCGGCAATCAGCAATGATGATGCAATCATCGAAGTCTTGACCGCATGCCCAGGCACATTCCCGACCCAGGGCCAGGCCCAGCAATGCGCGACGCAAGCGCTGAATGGTTTGAAAGAGCAGGGCAAGATTGGGAATGCGCAAAAAGGCGAGTTGACGGCGATTTTTGCCCGTGGCACACAATGCGCCAATCATCTCTGTTCCTTCCCCGGTCTGTATAAAGTGGTCAGCGCCGGTGTGGATGCCGGTGTGAGCGACGATAAAATCACATTCGGCTTTGGCCCGATGTCCCCGGATGGCTGGTATGAAGATGTGATGAGCGCATCGGTGGTGGGGCCGGTGGTGGCGATGTCCCTGATTTATCTGGATGGCAATCTGCAATGTATGGCCGGGCAATTGGACACCGTGGTCGGTCAGGAAGCCTTTCCGGCTGGCATGAGCTGCTACTACGGCAATGGCGACAACACCTATGTGCTGGGCGTTTCCAAAGATGGCGGCGCCAGTCTGTTGAATAATGCGGATGGCGCTTTGCCGGCGCAAAGCTATGGCCGTTATAACTTCAAGCTGTATGGCAATTTGGGCGGCTCCGGCAGCTGGTACAAGCTGGCGGTGCAATTCGCCGATGGCACAGTGCTGTTCAGCGATCCTTTCCAAAAGCCTTAAGCATCTGCAGTTTCGCGCCCTCGCGCCCGCATTTCCGGGCGCAGATGGGGGCGAAGCCGTCCTGCAATTGTGGCAAAATGGGCGCCTGATTCACTCCCGGGGAGTAGCACATGGCTGCCTACACACTCAATCCGCAAGACCGGCAAAGGCTGCAGGATTTGCAGACAGAAATCGCGCGCCGCACCGAAAATTTTCTTGGTTATCCGGTCTCCAAAGATTTCGATTACAGCGCCTTGCTGCCATTTTTAAGCTATCCCCTGAATAATCTGGGCGACCCTTTCGCTGATTCGACCTGGAAAGTCGCCACGCGCGAATTTGAACGCGAAGTGGTGACTTTTTTTGCTGAGCTGCTGCGCGCACCCGCGAATAACTGGTGGGGCTATGTCACCAATGGCGGCACCGAGGGTAATTTGTACGGCCTGTATCTGGCGCGCGAATTGCTGCCCAAGGGCATGGTGTATTACTCGCAAGAGACGCATTACTCGGTGGCGAAAAACCTGCATTTTCTGGGCATGCGCTCCATCATGATCCGCAGCCAGAAATCGGGTGAAATCGATTACGACGATTTGCGCGAAACCATGCGCATCCACCGTGATTGCCCGCCGATTATCTTCGCCAATATCGGCACCACCATGACCGAAGGGCGCGACGATATCAGTGCAATCCGCGCCATCATCAGCGACCTCGCCTTGCAGCAATCGTATATCCACGCCGATTGCGCGCTGTCGGGCATGATTTGTCCCTTTATTGAACCGCGCCCGCCATTCGATTTTGCCGACGGCGCGGATTCGATGTCGATCAGCGGACACAAATTTTTAGGCTCGCCGATTCCCTGCGGCGTGGCGCTGGCGAAAAAAAGCAATGTTGACCGCATCGCGCGCGGCATTGCGTATATCGGTTCGCTCGACACCACCATCACCGGCTCGCGCAATGGCTTCACCCCGCTGGTGCTGTGGCAGCGCATTCGCGAACTGGGGCTGGATGGCATGCGCGCACGCGTCGAACATGCTCTCGCCACTGCCGTCTATGCCTGCGAACGCCTGCGCGCCCTGGGCGTGGACGCCTGGCGCAATCCCGGCTGTATCACGGTGGTCTTGCCAAGCGTGCCGGACGCGATTAAAGAAAAATATCAATTGGCCACCGCCAACGGCATCACCCACCTGATCTGTCTGCCGAATGTCAGCACAGCACAGATCGATGCCTTTATCACAGACTGGCAAAGCGCGCAGCAAGCCGCTGCGCAGCCTGCCGCTTGAATTGGAAAACACTATGTCCCATATCACAGTAATTGCCGAAGACCGGCTGGGTTTGATGGCGGAATTGGCGGAAATGCTGGCAGCGCGCCAGATTGATATCACCGATATCAGCGCCAAGCTGTACGGCGCGGATGCGGTGATTCATCTGCAAGTCGATCAATATGAAGCCGCCATCCACGCGCTGGAAGAAAGCCGCTTTCATGTGGTGACAGACGATGCGGTTTTGTTGCGCATCGAAGACCGTCCCGGCGGTCTGGCGACTGTCGCCAAGCGTCTGGCCGATCAACAAATCGCGATCCGCTCGATGGTGGTGGTGCAGCGCCAGGCCGGCTATTCCATCGTTGCTGTCGGGACCGATGATATCCCGGCGGTGCGCACCTTTTTGCATGATGTGGTGGTGCAGTAAGACATGCCGATAATGCACGATGGATTGCGCGGGACGCCATGCTGACGCTGCCGCAACTGCTGATCGCCCTCGGTTGCGGCTTGATCATCGGGATTGAGCGCGAGCGGCGCAAAGCCGCCGCCAATCCGCGCGCCTTTGCCGGCGTGCGCACCTTCGCGCTGACGGCGCTGGCCGGCGCGCTCGCTGGCGCCTGGAATCTGGCCTTGCCCGGCGCTTTGCTGGTGGGTGGATTGTGCCTGATTGCATATTGGCGGCAAGACAATGATGATCGCCACATCACGACCCATCTGGCTTTGTTCATGGCGTATTTGCTGGGCGCCGGCAGTCTCGCCAATCCGGCGGTGTCTGCTGGTGCGGCGGTGATGATTGCGATTACCCTGCACTGGAGCAATGCGCTGCACCGCTTTTTGCATGTGTCCCTGAAAACGGATGAATTGCGCGACGCTTTGTGGCTGGCGGCCGCTGCGCTGGTGGCGCTGCCCTTGTTGCCGGATGCGCCGCAAACCTGGTTGCTGGGGGCCAATCCGCGCCGCTTGTGGGGGCTGGTGGTGCTCTTAATGTGTTTGCAGGCGGCCGGATACGTGGCCTTGCGCATCAGCGGCCCGCGCCTGGGGCTGGCCTTGTCCGGCTTCGGTTCCGGCTTTGTCTCCAGCACCGCGACTACTGCCGCCATGGGTTTGCGCGCCAAACAGCAACCGGAATTGATGACGGCATGCGTCAGCGGGGCCTTGCTTTCGACTGTCGCCACCTTTGTTTTATTGCTGGTGGTGTGCGCCACGGTGGCCCCGGCGCAATTGGCGAATCTGGCGCCATCCTTTGTCGCCGCCTTGCTGTGCGCTTGCGGCGTAGCCGGTTTCAGCTTATTGCGTCACGCCAAAGGCGGCGAATTTGTACAGCCCAAGGGGCGCGCCTTCAGTTTGCGTGAGGCGCTCGCGTTCGCCTTGATTTTGAGTGTAGCCACTGCCAGCGTTTCTTTTGCGCATACCTATTTTGGCGCAGCGGCAGTTTTGCTTGGCGCTGCGCTGGCCGGCTTGGTTGATGTGCATGCGGCGGCGGCGTCACTGCTCACCTTATTAAGTCATACCGCCTTGCCGGATGGTCAGGTGCAGCTGGCGATTTTGCTGGCGGTCAGCAGCAATACCTGCAGCAAAATATTGGCCGCCAGCATGGCCGGCGGCGCTGCATTCGCCTGGCGCACCGGCGGCGGCCTGATCTTGATTTTGCTGGCGGCCTGGGCGCCGTATGTGTGGCGCTTGCTTGCATGAAGCTGTCATCAGCCTGGTTTGGCGGCTGCGCCGCCGCCGTCCGGCACATCCTGTACAATGAGCGCGCTATCCACTTTGTTTTGCGACGATGAATACTGCCGCCCGCCTCCTTGCCATTCTGACTATGCCGCTTTTGCTGGCTGCGCCGCCGGCGCAGGCGGAGCGCGCTGACGCCAAAAAAGAAACCCAGATCCAGTCTGTCAAAGCGGATTATGACTCGGTGCGTGAAACCGGCAGCTTCAGCGGGAATATTCAGCTTACGCGCGGCAGTTTGAAGATGAGTGGAGAAAAGCTGGATTTCGCCAAAAATGCCGCCGGTTACCAGGAATTCGTGTTGCTGGGCGCGCCGGGCGCACGCGCCAGCTTCCGCCAGAAAAGCGATCAGGGCGAAGATGAATGGATTGAAGGCGAGGGTGAGCGCATCGAGTATTCCGATCAAAAGGAAGAAATGAAAATCCACGGTCAAGCCGTGTTGCGCCGCATGGAAGGCAAGAGGGTGATTGAGCAGGTGCAGGGCGCCCTGGTGATTTATGACAGCCTGAAAGAAGTTTTCCGCGCGGTGAATGACAACAGCGGCGCCGCACAGGCCGGCGCGCCACGGGTGACGGTGGTGATTCAACCGCGCAGCGAGAAAAAAGCAGCCGACAAACCGGCAGAAAAAGCAGCTGACAAAGCGGCGGCCAAACCTTGAGGCAATTCAGCGCTGCGCCGCATAGCTCTCCAGCCAGCGCTTGAATTTATCGCCGGCAAAAGCCGCCGCTGCGGCTTGATCAAAACGGGCAACCGCCGCAGCATCTGCGCGCTGTGCGTAGCCGAAGGCGAATTTCTCTGCCGGCAGCGGCAAATCCAGCAGGCGCAAAGGCATGCCATCTTTGCGTCCCCACCAAATGGCGGAATAGGGGTTTTGAAAAAACACCGCGTCCAGCCGCCCCAGCTGCAATTTTTTTAAATTCACGCTTTGCCATGTCGGCGAAAATGAAAAATCCCAATCCACTGCAATGTCTTTGAATTCCGGCGGCAATTGGCTGCCGCCGACCCAGCCTATGCGCTTGCCGCTCAATTCCTGCAAGGATGTCACCTTGCGCCAGGGCGAGGCGGGCGTCACCGCCAAAAACGAGCGCGGCGCAAGCCATGCCCAGCTGGCGCGCTGCATGCCGGAATGCGTGCTGTTGCCGGAAATCAATAAAACATCCAGGCTGCCTTCTTTGAGCGCCTGCTTGGCGCGTGGAAATGACATGACCGGCAGAAATATCAATTTCACGCCGGCCTTGGGAGCGACTTCATTTTGCAAAAATTCAGGCAAGGCGCCATATAAAGCCTGATCGCCTTCGCCCATCATCATGGGCGCCACCAGAAAGCCGCCCACGCGCAACACTGCTTCGGCGCAAACGGGGCCGCAAGCGACCGCGAATAAGAGGCAAAGCGCGCTTTTCATGT includes:
- a CDS encoding NAD(P)H-dependent oxidoreductase — its product is MNILQINSSARSQGSESTRWANALSARLLQQYPHATLELRDLAQDPHPILDEAALQAIFTPPAQRSPEQAARVALDDALIAQVQRADVLVLGSPMYNFGITVQLKSWFDAIARAGVTFRYGENGPQGLLSGKKVYVALARGGMHKGLPLDIQTSHIQTFLAFLGMSDVQFIYAEGLNMGPDAAQRAQQQAAEEVAAALV
- a CDS encoding DoxX family protein; this translates as MRNKKYVLLIASILLALITGAGGVMKLMGVPAAHASFGVLGLPAWFGYFIGLCETLGAIALFIPALSALAAGGLSVIMCGALYFHIVHTPLAQGVPALIALLLAGYIALSTRGRILQFKQA
- a CDS encoding DUF2310 family Zn-ribbon-containing protein — translated: MRQAIHQISLHAKDKARYEQIVSLAPDLSATLRMNGQICSREWPLQNMENGVQATVLAPERDAFAPALHGVYVRKCLQQVQDAGIAVNFHAVGEDSCGAPLCACADASAYLLHTTFVSLEAPLRCPPVWP
- a CDS encoding histidine decarboxylase; amino-acid sequence: MAAYTLNPQDRQRLQDLQTEIARRTENFLGYPVSKDFDYSALLPFLSYPLNNLGDPFADSTWKVATREFEREVVTFFAELLRAPANNWWGYVTNGGTEGNLYGLYLARELLPKGMVYYSQETHYSVAKNLHFLGMRSIMIRSQKSGEIDYDDLRETMRIHRDCPPIIFANIGTTMTEGRDDISAIRAIISDLALQQSYIHADCALSGMICPFIEPRPPFDFADGADSMSISGHKFLGSPIPCGVALAKKSNVDRIARGIAYIGSLDTTITGSRNGFTPLVLWQRIRELGLDGMRARVEHALATAVYACERLRALGVDAWRNPGCITVVLPSVPDAIKEKYQLATANGITHLICLPNVSTAQIDAFITDWQSAQQAAAQPAA
- a CDS encoding MgtC/SapB family protein, with amino-acid sequence MLTLPQLLIALGCGLIIGIERERRKAAANPRAFAGVRTFALTALAGALAGAWNLALPGALLVGGLCLIAYWRQDNDDRHITTHLALFMAYLLGAGSLANPAVSAGAAVMIAITLHWSNALHRFLHVSLKTDELRDALWLAAAALVALPLLPDAPQTWLLGANPRRLWGLVVLLMCLQAAGYVALRISGPRLGLALSGFGSGFVSSTATTAAMGLRAKQQPELMTACVSGALLSTVATFVLLLVVCATVAPAQLANLAPSFVAALLCACGVAGFSLLRHAKGGEFVQPKGRAFSLREALAFALILSVATASVSFAHTYFGAAAVLLGAALAGLVDVHAAAASLLTLLSHTALPDGQVQLAILLAVSSNTCSKILAASMAGGAAFAWRTGGGLILILLAAWAPYVWRLLA
- the lptA gene encoding lipopolysaccharide transport periplasmic protein LptA — its product is MNTAARLLAILTMPLLLAAPPAQAERADAKKETQIQSVKADYDSVRETGSFSGNIQLTRGSLKMSGEKLDFAKNAAGYQEFVLLGAPGARASFRQKSDQGEDEWIEGEGERIEYSDQKEEMKIHGQAVLRRMEGKRVIEQVQGALVIYDSLKEVFRAVNDNSGAAQAGAPRVTVVIQPRSEKKAADKPAEKAADKAAAKP
- a CDS encoding transporter substrate-binding domain-containing protein, whose amino-acid sequence is MKSALCLLFAVACGPVCAEAVLRVGGFLVAPMMMGEGDQALYGALPEFLQNEVAPKAGVKLIFLPVMSFPRAKQALKEGSLDVLLISGNSTHSGMQRASWAWLAPRSFLAVTPASPWRKVTSLQELSGKRIGWVGGSQLPPEFKDIAVDWDFSFSPTWQSVNLKKLQLGRLDAVFFQNPYSAIWWGRKDGMPLRLLDLPLPAEKFAFGYAQRADAAAVARFDQAAAAAFAGDKFKRWLESYAAQR